A window from Roseburia sp. 499 encodes these proteins:
- a CDS encoding HAD family hydrolase yields MKKTVIFDLDGTLLDTEKYFKVFWRKAAAEYGYDMSEEQALQLRSLGRPYAPALLREWFGEDFDYIKVRDCRRKLMQQHLEKVGLETKPGAEQALKQLREEGCRIALATATPTERAKEQLEQVGLLNYFDEIVSAVQVEHGKPAPDVYLYACQKLGVEPEEAFAVEDSPNGAMSAIKAGLKVIFIPDQTQPEPELSEQIYACIPDLLQLPGTLKR; encoded by the coding sequence ATGAAGAAAACGGTAATTTTTGATTTAGACGGAACATTGCTAGATACAGAAAAATATTTTAAAGTATTCTGGCGTAAGGCGGCAGCAGAATATGGATATGATATGAGTGAAGAACAGGCATTACAGTTGAGAAGCCTGGGAAGACCATATGCTCCGGCATTATTGCGTGAGTGGTTTGGAGAAGATTTTGATTACATAAAAGTGCGGGATTGCAGAAGGAAACTGATGCAGCAGCATTTAGAAAAAGTGGGACTTGAGACAAAGCCGGGAGCAGAGCAGGCGTTGAAACAGTTAAGAGAAGAAGGATGCCGCATAGCGCTTGCAACTGCAACTCCAACGGAACGAGCAAAGGAACAATTGGAGCAGGTCGGCCTTTTGAACTATTTTGATGAAATTGTCAGCGCGGTACAGGTAGAACATGGAAAGCCGGCGCCGGATGTTTATCTATATGCTTGTCAAAAGCTGGGAGTAGAACCGGAAGAAGCATTTGCAGTGGAGGATTCTCCAAATGGTGCTATGTCAGCAATTAAGGCAGGGCTGAAAGTTATTTTTATACCGGACCAGACTCAGCCGGAACCGGAACTGTCGGAGCAGATATATGCATGCATTCCTGATTTATTACAGCTTCCAGGTACTTTAAAGAGATAG
- a CDS encoding PucR family transcriptional regulator: protein MAVELSRLMKKVSHMDITLLAGEQGLSNMVSWVHMIETKEASSFLEGGEIAFTTGIGLNNGLSILDLVENIWENNASGIVLNIGPFLERIPQEIIDFGNSHDFPIFSVPWKIHIAEIMRIFSSMITKSEQANLEIAAAFKNAIFFPKQEELFVVPLSQHGFHINWNYYTCVIRIIDSAQNTISQKRLENICLDVDNHLQHRKYKKFAIFYNENQLIAITGNYSEEMMNSFTNDMHEYLSRYLQKNEQFFISIGKCTKSIRCLYKSYHQALSIQNFMENKKDSSNMLAYSNMGIYKLLMGVEDNEILEEYYEKTIQPLIEYDQKNNSDLANVLWTYLRNDGSVKETADELFVHRNTINYKLNRVAEILDMNLSSLDTRLQLTLGFMLQDML, encoded by the coding sequence TTGGCAGTTGAATTAAGTCGATTAATGAAAAAAGTCTCACATATGGATATTACTTTGCTTGCAGGCGAGCAAGGACTTTCTAACATGGTAAGCTGGGTACATATGATTGAAACAAAAGAAGCCTCTTCCTTCTTAGAGGGAGGTGAAATTGCCTTTACTACCGGCATTGGATTGAATAATGGTCTTTCTATTTTAGATTTAGTAGAAAACATCTGGGAAAATAATGCTTCCGGTATCGTATTGAACATTGGCCCATTTTTAGAGCGCATCCCGCAAGAAATAATTGATTTTGGAAATTCTCATGATTTCCCTATTTTTTCAGTTCCTTGGAAAATACATATTGCTGAAATTATGCGAATTTTTTCTTCTATGATTACAAAATCGGAACAGGCAAATCTGGAAATAGCTGCAGCCTTTAAAAATGCCATCTTTTTTCCAAAACAGGAGGAACTTTTTGTCGTTCCGCTTTCACAGCACGGATTTCACATCAACTGGAATTATTACACTTGTGTTATCCGCATCATAGATTCCGCCCAAAATACAATTTCACAAAAACGACTTGAAAACATCTGCCTTGATGTAGATAATCATTTGCAGCATCGTAAATACAAGAAATTCGCTATTTTTTATAATGAAAATCAGTTGATTGCAATTACCGGAAATTATTCGGAAGAAATGATGAATTCCTTTACCAATGATATGCATGAGTATTTATCCCGTTATCTTCAAAAAAACGAGCAGTTCTTTATAAGCATCGGGAAATGCACCAAAAGTATCCGCTGCTTATACAAAAGTTATCATCAGGCACTTTCCATTCAGAACTTCATGGAAAATAAGAAAGATAGTTCCAATATGCTGGCTTATTCCAATATGGGAATTTATAAATTATTAATGGGAGTAGAAGATAATGAAATTTTAGAAGAATACTATGAAAAAACAATCCAACCGCTTATAGAATACGATCAGAAAAATAATTCCGACCTTGCAAATGTACTTTGGACTTATCTGCGAAATGATGGAAGTGTAAAAGAAACTGCCGACGAATTATTCGTTCACCGAAATACGATAAATTATAAATTGAATCGAGTTGCCGAGATTCTTGATATGAATCTTTCCAGTCTGGACACACGATTGCAACTTACACTTGGTTTCATGTTGCAGGATATGCTGTGA
- a CDS encoding aminotransferase class III-fold pyridoxal phosphate-dependent enzyme: protein MKGKTNKKNRKEVITMNGAEVVERQKKYVLQSWSKQGNLNPIPVEKAEGIYFYDYDGKRYTDMSSQLVNLNLGFGNTDIAEAIKAQVDKFCFVGPSYAAEPRSELAEMIINLLPDTFGKVFFTNAGADANENAIKIARMYTGRKKIFSRYRSYHGSSFGAGNLTGEPRRYPLEPGIPGFVKFFDPYIYREPIEFASEEEATKYYLTKLREQILYEGPDSVAAIVMETITGSNGVIIPPKGYLPGVRKICDEFGIVMICDEVMAGWGRTGKMFAFENFDVVPDIVTFAKGVTCGYVQLGGVAVSSKIAEYFDDHLLSCGLTYSGHPLACAAGVACVNYYTKANILDNVEKSGKALAARLDAMKEAHPCVGDTRHIGLFACVELVKDKKTKEALVPYGQDPEGTMGKIIGKLKERGFMTYSHENMIFVCPPLIITVEQLEEELDKLEEVLSIVDKEFI from the coding sequence ATCAAAGGGAAAACAAACAAGAAAAATAGAAAAGAGGTAATAACGATGAATGGAGCAGAAGTAGTAGAAAGACAGAAAAAATATGTATTACAGTCATGGAGCAAACAGGGAAATCTAAATCCTATTCCTGTGGAAAAAGCAGAGGGAATTTATTTTTATGATTATGATGGAAAACGATATACTGATATGTCATCTCAGTTAGTAAATTTAAATCTTGGATTTGGCAATACAGATATTGCAGAAGCAATCAAAGCACAGGTAGATAAGTTTTGTTTTGTGGGACCTTCTTATGCAGCAGAACCAAGATCAGAGCTGGCAGAGATGATTATCAATTTGTTACCGGATACTTTCGGAAAAGTTTTTTTCACCAATGCAGGTGCAGATGCCAATGAGAATGCAATTAAAATTGCAAGAATGTATACGGGAAGAAAAAAGATATTTAGCCGTTACAGAAGTTACCATGGTTCTTCCTTTGGAGCAGGTAATCTGACCGGTGAACCGAGAAGATATCCTCTGGAACCGGGAATTCCGGGATTTGTAAAGTTCTTTGATCCATATATTTATAGAGAACCAATTGAATTTGCATCGGAAGAAGAAGCAACAAAGTATTATTTGACGAAGTTAAGAGAACAGATTTTATATGAAGGGCCAGATAGCGTTGCGGCTATTGTAATGGAGACAATTACAGGTTCTAACGGTGTTATCATCCCGCCGAAAGGATATCTGCCAGGCGTTCGCAAAATCTGTGATGAGTTTGGAATTGTAATGATTTGTGATGAAGTTATGGCAGGCTGGGGTAGAACAGGTAAGATGTTTGCGTTTGAGAACTTTGATGTGGTTCCGGATATTGTTACTTTTGCAAAGGGCGTTACCTGTGGCTATGTTCAGCTGGGTGGTGTTGCAGTAAGCAGCAAGATAGCAGAATACTTTGATGATCATTTGTTATCCTGTGGTCTGACGTATAGTGGACATCCGCTTGCTTGTGCAGCAGGAGTTGCTTGTGTAAATTATTATACCAAGGCAAATATTCTGGATAATGTAGAAAAATCAGGAAAAGCACTTGCCGCAAGACTGGATGCTATGAAAGAAGCACATCCATGTGTAGGCGATACACGTCACATCGGACTTTTTGCCTGTGTAGAATTGGTAAAGGATAAAAAGACCAAGGAAGCACTTGTTCCTTATGGACAGGACCCAGAGGGAACCATGGGTAAGATTATAGGTAAGTTGAAAGAACGCGGCTTTATGACGTATTCTCATGAAAATATGATTTTTGTATGCCCACCACTTATTATTACGGTAGAGCAGTTAGAAGAAGAATTGGATAAGTTGGAAGAAGTATTAAGTATTGTAGATAAAGAGTTCATATAG
- a CDS encoding iron-containing alcohol dehydrogenase — protein MAHFTVPNHIFTGKSALEEAMSYMGNCGKMALIVTGKHVGKSPMYEKLVKMLEKEKIGHATFDGITGEPTDQMIEEGLKQYKAEGCDFVIGIGGGSPLDSAKAISAMAVNEGKIADYMGKEITGEIPPVVAIPTTAGTGSEATKFTIITDQEKDIKMLLKGDCLVPQIAIIDPDFSMDMPKSVTAATGLDAFTHAVEAYTSKKAFGMTDTLAISAVKRILEYLPKVYKNGYDAKAREEMAIAALEAGICINNSSVTIVHGMSRPIGALFHVPHGLSNAMLLKECIAFALDGAYDRFADLARAAGVAGAEEEDEIAANKFLVAIEHLCKVCEVPTLAEYGVKKEEFEAVIEKMAEDAIASGSPGNTRKTVMKEHCVEIYKRVYGE, from the coding sequence ATGGCGCATTTCACAGTACCAAACCATATTTTTACGGGAAAAAGTGCTTTGGAAGAAGCAATGTCTTATATGGGCAATTGCGGAAAAATGGCATTGATTGTAACCGGAAAGCATGTAGGGAAGTCCCCAATGTATGAAAAACTGGTTAAAATGTTGGAAAAGGAAAAAATCGGTCATGCGACCTTTGATGGGATTACGGGTGAGCCGACAGACCAGATGATAGAGGAAGGTCTAAAACAATATAAAGCGGAAGGCTGCGATTTTGTAATTGGAATTGGTGGTGGAAGCCCTCTCGATTCTGCAAAGGCGATTTCAGCCATGGCAGTAAATGAAGGAAAAATAGCAGATTATATGGGAAAAGAAATTACCGGAGAAATTCCTCCTGTTGTTGCTATTCCGACCACAGCAGGAACTGGCTCAGAAGCGACGAAGTTTACGATTATTACAGATCAGGAAAAAGATATTAAGATGCTTTTAAAGGGAGATTGTCTGGTGCCTCAGATAGCTATTATAGATCCGGATTTTTCCATGGATATGCCCAAATCAGTGACTGCAGCGACCGGATTAGACGCTTTTACCCATGCGGTAGAAGCCTATACTTCAAAAAAGGCGTTTGGAATGACAGATACATTAGCCATTTCAGCAGTAAAACGGATATTAGAATATCTTCCAAAGGTTTATAAGAATGGATATGATGCAAAGGCGCGGGAAGAGATGGCAATTGCTGCCTTGGAAGCAGGAATCTGCATCAATAACTCAAGTGTTACGATTGTACATGGTATGAGCCGACCCATTGGTGCATTATTTCATGTCCCACATGGATTGTCCAATGCCATGTTGCTAAAAGAGTGTATTGCGTTTGCTTTGGACGGCGCATATGACCGATTTGCAGATTTAGCAAGGGCAGCGGGTGTTGCAGGGGCAGAAGAAGAGGATGAAATAGCAGCCAATAAGTTTCTTGTGGCAATAGAGCATCTATGTAAGGTCTGCGAAGTCCCGACATTGGCAGAGTATGGCGTAAAGAAAGAAGAATTTGAGGCTGTAATAGAAAAAATGGCAGAGGATGCAATTGCTTCCGGAAGCCCCGGAAATACAAGGAAAACGGTGATGAAAGAACATTGCGTGGAGATATATAAAAGGGTGTATGGAGAATGA
- a CDS encoding ABC transporter ATP-binding protein translates to MSETVKKEVEIEIKDLGVTFQDNSGNDVQALTGVNLDIYKGEFVSLLGPSGCGKTTLLRSVADLQEPTEGTVRIAGMTPKEVRMQQKFGFVFQQPVLFDWRTVKKNIELPLEIMYYSKEDRSARADEMLEMVGLKNFANHFPKQLSGGMQQRVNIARAFGLRPEILLMDEPFSALDEFTKEKLHEDLLRIWRQTNKTVLFVTHNIQEAVFLSDRVCVLSPHPGRLSAVVDIDLPRPRTLEMKETQHFNELVTKVRNSFEGGSV, encoded by the coding sequence ATGAGTGAAACAGTAAAAAAAGAAGTTGAAATAGAAATCAAAGACCTAGGAGTTACTTTTCAGGATAATTCCGGTAACGATGTACAAGCATTGACGGGGGTAAACCTGGATATTTATAAGGGTGAATTTGTATCTCTGTTGGGACCGTCCGGGTGCGGAAAGACTACACTGCTTCGCTCTGTAGCAGATTTGCAGGAACCGACAGAAGGAACTGTCAGGATTGCAGGGATGACACCAAAGGAAGTCAGAATGCAGCAGAAATTTGGATTTGTGTTCCAGCAGCCGGTATTGTTCGATTGGCGAACGGTAAAGAAGAATATCGAACTTCCGCTGGAAATTATGTATTATTCCAAGGAAGATCGTTCCGCAAGAGCAGATGAAATGTTGGAAATGGTAGGACTTAAGAATTTTGCAAATCATTTTCCAAAACAGTTAAGTGGTGGTATGCAACAGAGAGTTAACATAGCAAGAGCATTCGGGCTTCGGCCGGAAATCCTTCTGATGGATGAACCGTTTTCTGCATTGGATGAATTTACGAAGGAAAAGTTACATGAAGATTTGCTTCGAATCTGGAGACAGACCAATAAAACAGTATTATTTGTAACCCATAATATTCAGGAAGCAGTTTTCCTATCAGACAGAGTATGTGTCCTGTCACCTCATCCGGGAAGATTATCGGCAGTAGTAGATATTGATTTGCCAAGACCAAGAACATTAGAGATGAAGGAGACACAGCACTTCAATGAATTAGTTACTAAAGTACGTAACAGCTTTGAAGGGGGAAGTGTTTAA
- a CDS encoding ABC transporter permease → MKNRVKSLTNKKWVSTVFWLVIIVIAWGIGASIIEVTKRTPENIMPHLYQILEAAFSTKPVANGMSATMVVLTSARATLVRALGGLLIGTILGFLLALLMKLSGLVEKLIFPYLMLIQLIPVLGLAPIVLAITGDINKSRIVIAAILSFYPVATNTLAGFKSVDKDKYDLMYTYAAKKRTIYAKVLIPSAIPYFFTGLKIAAPLAITASILVDTLQGDGGLGCMLSQSLKHAMSIYVFWLIVFFSAFIGIFSGYLMSWIESLVSPEKRGLRKAKSKKGGN, encoded by the coding sequence ATGAAGAATAGAGTAAAAAGTCTTACGAATAAAAAATGGGTATCCACAGTTTTCTGGTTGGTAATCATAGTGATTGCTTGGGGAATAGGAGCTTCTATCATAGAGGTAACTAAGAGAACGCCGGAAAATATTATGCCACATTTATATCAGATACTGGAGGCGGCATTTTCTACAAAACCGGTTGCTAATGGAATGTCGGCGACCATGGTGGTTCTTACCAGCGCCAGAGCAACATTAGTAAGAGCTTTGGGAGGTTTATTGATTGGTACAATACTTGGATTCCTACTGGCGTTATTGATGAAACTTTCTGGACTTGTGGAAAAATTGATTTTTCCATATTTGATGTTGATTCAGTTGATTCCGGTATTGGGTCTTGCGCCAATTGTTTTGGCAATTACAGGAGATATCAACAAGAGCAGAATTGTAATAGCAGCAATCTTAAGCTTTTATCCAGTGGCAACGAATACATTGGCAGGATTTAAATCTGTAGATAAAGATAAGTACGATTTGATGTACACTTATGCAGCCAAAAAAAGAACTATTTATGCAAAGGTATTAATCCCTTCTGCAATTCCTTATTTTTTTACAGGACTGAAAATAGCAGCCCCATTAGCAATCACAGCGTCCATTTTGGTGGATACCTTGCAGGGAGATGGTGGACTTGGATGTATGTTATCACAATCTTTAAAACATGCGATGTCTATTTATGTATTCTGGTTGATTGTTTTCTTTAGTGCATTTATTGGAATTTTTAGTGGATATCTGATGAGTTGGATTGAGTCATTGGTTTCACCGGAAAAAAGAGGGCTTAGAAAAGCCAAGAGTAAGAAGGGAGGGAACTGA
- a CDS encoding ABC transporter permease, translating to MAQQKLKRKKSLYQRGKENKKLQAALTVILPVGFGILIFALWQGQILHKMFHTDTYTLPLPTKIGSIFMDNLDKIWENTQSTISVAFIGLVLGSLLGYAVAILASFFPKMGKGGLSIIGAFASIPVVAMAPVLNNWTKDISNEASVRSMVAKIIVVMLVSAANMSLNAYRGLTELKPYALDLMATYAAKKRVVLVKLRLPNSVPYIFIALKVAVPASIMTTIVSEYFAEYITGVGRQIRENIVLAQYSTAWAYIVTACLLGIISYVILMIVQSILLRKHQ from the coding sequence ATGGCACAACAAAAATTAAAAAGAAAGAAAAGCCTTTATCAGAGAGGCAAAGAAAATAAAAAGCTGCAAGCGGCGTTAACAGTTATTTTACCGGTTGGCTTTGGAATTTTGATATTTGCACTCTGGCAGGGACAAATCTTACATAAAATGTTCCATACAGATACCTATACCTTGCCTCTACCAACTAAGATTGGAAGCATATTTATGGATAACCTGGATAAGATTTGGGAAAATACTCAGTCTACAATATCTGTTGCTTTTATAGGCTTGGTGCTGGGAAGTCTTCTGGGATATGCAGTGGCAATTTTGGCATCCTTTTTTCCAAAAATGGGAAAAGGGGGGCTAAGCATTATAGGTGCATTTGCATCTATTCCGGTAGTTGCAATGGCGCCGGTGCTTAATAACTGGACAAAGGATATATCCAATGAAGCAAGTGTCCGAAGTATGGTTGCAAAAATAATTGTAGTTATGCTTGTTTCGGCAGCAAATATGAGTTTAAATGCGTATCGTGGTCTGACAGAACTTAAGCCATATGCGTTGGATTTGATGGCAACCTATGCTGCCAAAAAAAGAGTAGTTTTAGTAAAACTCAGATTACCAAACTCCGTGCCATATATTTTTATAGCTTTAAAGGTAGCAGTTCCGGCAAGTATTATGACAACAATTGTTAGTGAATATTTTGCAGAATATATTACAGGTGTGGGACGTCAGATTCGTGAAAATATTGTGTTGGCACAGTATTCTACCGCTTGGGCTTATATTGTAACAGCGTGTCTGTTAGGAATCATTTCTTATGTGATTTTAATGATAGTACAGAGTATTTTGCTAAGGAAACATCAATAA
- a CDS encoding ABC transporter substrate-binding protein — translation MKKRTMKLVSLLCVAAMTMSIFVGCGKASDENTSGSNSSESSKEESGSDTEDGGTETALSDEEVIKAAAADGKVGNWGLGNEYEILALLAKYELPTEYLSQDFTMDGFDDDSVTLASAMTYNELGLVQNDYDGGYGYGDSVGIIDMNNEGVAMLEDNIFCTKKFAEENPNTVAAFLYASLKGWEYAVENPEEAAEICYEYGSSVSADHQAYMAKEVAKLVTTDMNGNSVSDIGNMDETAMEQTLEIAKKYVTLDDADANTALQAITLDDIRDTSFLETAKASDGAFDVEKSEVSIQLKWLPQAQFMGYYVALDKGYYDEVGLKVNIVSGGGDIAETTAVNNGTVDFGVTWVTNLASANAGGMDLVEIAQIYQRSGLVLVYKPENFK, via the coding sequence ATGAAAAAAAGAACAATGAAACTGGTAAGCCTGCTTTGTGTAGCAGCAATGACAATGTCAATTTTTGTAGGATGTGGAAAAGCTTCAGACGAAAATACATCAGGAAGCAATAGTTCAGAAAGCAGTAAAGAAGAATCCGGAAGTGATACAGAAGATGGTGGAACAGAAACAGCACTGAGTGATGAGGAAGTTATCAAGGCAGCGGCTGCTGACGGAAAAGTAGGTAACTGGGGACTTGGTAATGAATATGAGATTTTGGCTCTGTTAGCAAAATATGAACTTCCGACAGAGTATTTAAGTCAGGACTTTACTATGGATGGATTTGACGATGATTCCGTTACCCTTGCTTCTGCAATGACTTACAATGAATTGGGATTAGTACAAAATGATTATGACGGTGGCTATGGCTACGGCGATTCTGTTGGAATTATTGATATGAATAATGAAGGAGTTGCTATGCTGGAGGATAATATTTTCTGTACCAAGAAGTTCGCAGAAGAAAATCCAAACACAGTTGCAGCATTTTTATATGCATCCTTAAAGGGATGGGAATATGCAGTAGAAAATCCGGAAGAAGCAGCAGAAATCTGCTATGAATATGGTTCTTCTGTATCAGCAGACCATCAGGCATATATGGCAAAAGAGGTTGCAAAGCTGGTTACCACAGATATGAATGGAAATTCCGTAAGTGATATCGGTAATATGGATGAAACAGCAATGGAACAGACTCTGGAAATTGCAAAGAAGTACGTTACTTTAGATGATGCGGATGCAAATACAGCACTTCAGGCAATTACACTGGATGATATCCGAGATACTTCTTTCCTGGAAACAGCAAAGGCTTCTGACGGTGCTTTTGACGTAGAGAAATCTGAGGTTTCTATCCAGTTGAAATGGCTGCCACAGGCGCAGTTCATGGGCTATTATGTAGCATTGGATAAAGGTTATTATGATGAAGTTGGTCTTAAGGTAAATATTGTTTCCGGTGGTGGAGATATTGCAGAAACAACAGCAGTAAATAATGGAACAGTAGACTTTGGAGTAACATGGGTAACTAACCTTGCTTCTGCAAATGCAGGCGGTATGGATTTGGTAGAAATAGCACAGATTTATCAGAGATCAGGTCTGGTATTGGTATACAAACCAGAGAACTTTAAATAA
- the hydA gene encoding dihydropyrimidinase, producing the protein MDLLIKGGTVVTATESFIADVAVKDGKIAAIGKDLEMPAEKIVDATGKLVLPGALDAHTHMAMPFGGTVSADGYLAGTRAAVCGGVTTIFDYPVQHKGETILGLVNSKKEILEKEACCDYAFHCCITDLNEGEILNEMEQAVKEGITSFKCFLVYKKEGMMVDDGMLATLLLRAKELGAMINVHAENPDLIDLRTAQYLKEGKTSAWYHYMSRPEFVEAEADKRVVHWATHLDAPVYIVHMADKEGLEACIKAKEEGHELYVETCPQYLEFTCDVYKREDGRNFVCSPPMKGQESLDALWKALKAGFIDTVATDHCPFQSYEKDWGKDDYTKIPNGCAGVENLYPYMLDAANAGKISFEKVVEVCATNVAKIFGCENKGAIAIGKDADIVLYDKEKDFTISVNNMHSDYDHTIWEGKKLHGYPIQTYLRGKLVYDNGEFVGTPGTGEYVKRIPKK; encoded by the coding sequence ATGGATTTGTTAATTAAAGGTGGAACAGTTGTAACAGCAACAGAGAGTTTTATTGCAGATGTAGCAGTAAAAGATGGAAAAATTGCTGCAATCGGAAAAGATTTAGAAATGCCGGCGGAAAAAATAGTAGATGCTACAGGAAAATTGGTTTTACCGGGGGCGCTGGATGCTCATACTCATATGGCAATGCCGTTTGGTGGAACGGTATCTGCGGATGGGTATTTAGCTGGAACAAGAGCTGCTGTATGCGGTGGAGTTACAACTATTTTTGATTATCCGGTACAGCATAAGGGAGAGACCATTCTTGGACTGGTAAACTCCAAGAAAGAGATTTTGGAAAAGGAAGCATGTTGTGACTATGCATTCCACTGTTGTATTACTGATTTGAATGAGGGAGAGATTTTAAATGAAATGGAGCAGGCGGTAAAGGAAGGAATCACCAGTTTTAAGTGTTTTCTGGTTTATAAAAAAGAAGGCATGATGGTGGATGATGGTATGCTGGCAACTTTGTTGCTTCGAGCAAAAGAACTGGGAGCTATGATTAATGTACATGCAGAAAATCCGGATTTGATTGATCTTCGTACGGCACAGTATTTGAAAGAAGGAAAGACCTCTGCATGGTATCATTACATGAGCCGACCGGAATTCGTAGAAGCAGAGGCAGACAAACGAGTTGTTCATTGGGCTACTCATCTGGATGCACCGGTTTATATTGTGCATATGGCAGATAAAGAAGGACTGGAGGCATGCATCAAGGCAAAAGAAGAAGGACATGAACTTTATGTGGAAACTTGTCCTCAGTATTTGGAATTTACTTGTGATGTTTATAAGAGAGAAGACGGAAGAAACTTTGTATGTTCACCGCCAATGAAAGGGCAGGAAAGCCTTGATGCGTTATGGAAAGCATTAAAGGCGGGATTTATAGATACGGTTGCTACCGATCATTGTCCATTCCAAAGTTATGAAAAGGATTGGGGCAAGGATGATTATACAAAGATTCCGAATGGATGTGCCGGAGTAGAAAATCTCTATCCTTATATGTTGGATGCGGCAAACGCAGGAAAAATATCCTTTGAGAAAGTAGTAGAAGTGTGTGCTACAAATGTAGCAAAGATTTTTGGATGTGAAAACAAGGGAGCAATTGCCATCGGAAAAGATGCTGATATTGTTCTTTATGATAAAGAAAAAGATTTTACCATTAGTGTAAACAACATGCATTCGGATTATGATCATACCATCTGGGAAGGGAAAAAACTTCACGGATATCCGATACAAACCTATTTGCGTGGTAAATTGGTGTATGACAATGGGGAATTCGTAGGAACCCCGGGAACAGGTGAATATGTAAAACGTATACCGAAAAAATAA